A genomic region of Chthoniobacterales bacterium contains the following coding sequences:
- a CDS encoding DoxX family protein yields MASNPVYAFFATPKSFAPFFLRMLLAAVFIFHGGQKSFGWFGGKGWSATVLEWSQSGGLNFPVWLSTAVMALELISAIALFFGFFTRLFALVIMVIMTGAIWFVHAGAGLNSCEYPFALLVIALSLVSLGAGRFSFDRAIGGQFLPSIG; encoded by the coding sequence GTGGCAAGCAACCCCGTCTATGCGTTCTTCGCGACTCCGAAGAGCTTTGCTCCCTTTTTCCTCCGGATGCTGCTCGCCGCGGTATTCATTTTTCACGGGGGGCAAAAGAGCTTCGGCTGGTTCGGCGGCAAGGGCTGGTCGGCCACCGTGCTCGAGTGGAGCCAGAGCGGCGGCCTCAATTTTCCGGTTTGGCTTTCCACTGCGGTGATGGCCCTGGAGCTGATTTCCGCGATTGCGCTGTTCTTCGGCTTCTTCACCCGGCTGTTTGCCCTCGTGATCATGGTCATCATGACCGGAGCGATCTGGTTCGTTCATGCCGGCGCGGGTCTGAACTCCTGCGAGTATCCGTTTGCCCTCCTCGTGATCGCGCTTTCGCTCGTGAGCCTTGGCGCCGGACGCTTCTCGTTCGATCGCGCCATTGGCGGGCAATTTCTGCCGTCGATCGGTTGA
- a CDS encoding ATP-dependent RecD-like DNA helicase encodes MAVSRLSPGPATDALRGLIERVTFHNEETGFAVLRVKVRGRRELVPVVGSVATVAPGEWIMAEGRWTQDREHGAQFRADRLETQPPDSREGIEKYLASGLIRGIGPVYAKKLVEKFGEQVFDVIENQSARLQEVGGIGAERRKAIKQAWADQRVVREIMVFLHTHGISTSRAVRIFKTYGAEAIERIRTDPYCLARDIHGIGFQSADKIAERLGLAGDSLLRIRAGLAHALETATGEGHCALPRATLLEAAASLLAVDVARAEEVLAAELERGALEADGIGGVDLIFSPTLRKAEIVIAERIGRLAARRSPGYPPIDFERALAWVQEKTGKVLAASQVRALRLALEHGLAVITGGPGVGKTTLLNSVLKILRAKNVRCVLCAPTGRAAKRLAESTGLEAKTIHRLLEPAPGGGFRRDENAPLEGDLFVMDEVSMVDVPLMARFLRALPRSGNLLLVGDPDQLPSVGPGLVLRDLIATVPCVKLDVVFRQEGGSAIVTSAHAINAGHLPELAPDGRGDFFFIDRETPEETLDTVLELVRSRIPAKFGLDPLRDVQVLAPMNRGTVGVRNLNGRLQAALNPARPDGMEVERFGVTYRAGDKVIQTRNNYDKDVFNGDIGRVERVVAEEREVRVAFDGRVVAYDFGELDELSPAFAITVHKSQGSEYPCVIVPLAMEQYVLLQRNLLYTAVTRGRQLVVLVGQKRALAAAVRNHDVRERCSGLLDRLRKALALAG; translated from the coding sequence ATGGCCGTGAGCCGCCTCTCGCCGGGTCCGGCGACGGATGCTCTGCGCGGGCTGATCGAGCGGGTGACGTTTCATAACGAGGAGACGGGCTTTGCGGTCCTCCGGGTGAAGGTCCGGGGCCGCCGGGAGCTCGTGCCCGTCGTCGGCTCGGTGGCGACGGTCGCGCCGGGCGAATGGATCATGGCCGAAGGCCGCTGGACGCAGGATCGGGAGCACGGAGCGCAATTTCGGGCGGATCGGCTCGAGACGCAGCCGCCGGATTCCCGCGAAGGCATCGAGAAATATCTCGCGAGCGGGCTGATTCGTGGCATCGGTCCGGTTTACGCGAAGAAGCTCGTCGAGAAGTTCGGCGAGCAGGTGTTCGACGTGATCGAGAATCAATCCGCGCGCCTGCAGGAAGTCGGCGGCATCGGTGCCGAGCGGCGAAAGGCCATCAAGCAAGCGTGGGCCGATCAGCGGGTCGTGCGTGAGATCATGGTCTTTCTTCACACGCATGGGATCAGCACGAGCCGGGCGGTCCGCATTTTCAAGACCTACGGCGCGGAAGCGATCGAGCGCATTCGGACCGATCCCTATTGCCTCGCGCGGGACATTCACGGCATCGGGTTCCAGTCGGCGGACAAAATTGCCGAGCGGCTCGGCCTCGCGGGCGACTCGCTGCTGCGCATCCGCGCCGGGCTCGCTCACGCCCTGGAGACCGCGACGGGCGAGGGACACTGCGCGCTGCCGCGGGCGACCCTTTTGGAAGCCGCGGCAAGCCTGCTCGCCGTGGATGTGGCCCGGGCCGAAGAGGTGCTCGCGGCCGAGCTGGAGCGAGGCGCGCTGGAGGCCGACGGCATCGGCGGGGTGGATCTCATCTTCTCGCCGACGCTGCGGAAAGCGGAGATCGTGATCGCTGAGCGCATTGGACGATTGGCGGCGAGACGGTCGCCTGGCTATCCGCCGATCGATTTCGAGCGGGCGCTGGCCTGGGTGCAGGAAAAGACCGGCAAGGTGCTCGCGGCCTCGCAGGTTCGCGCGCTCCGGCTCGCGCTCGAGCACGGGCTGGCCGTGATTACCGGCGGCCCCGGCGTCGGCAAGACGACGCTGCTCAATTCCGTGCTGAAGATTCTTCGTGCGAAGAACGTCCGTTGCGTGCTCTGCGCACCGACCGGCCGGGCGGCAAAGCGGCTGGCGGAATCGACCGGGCTCGAGGCGAAGACGATTCACCGCCTGCTGGAGCCAGCGCCTGGCGGCGGTTTCCGTCGTGATGAAAACGCGCCGCTCGAGGGCGATCTGTTCGTGATGGACGAGGTCTCGATGGTCGACGTGCCCTTGATGGCGCGCTTTCTGCGGGCGCTTCCCCGAAGTGGAAACCTTCTCCTGGTCGGCGATCCCGATCAGCTGCCGAGCGTCGGGCCGGGGCTCGTCCTTCGCGACCTCATTGCGACCGTGCCGTGCGTGAAACTCGACGTCGTTTTTCGGCAGGAGGGCGGCAGCGCCATCGTCACCAGCGCGCACGCGATCAATGCCGGCCATCTGCCCGAGCTCGCCCCGGACGGACGGGGTGACTTTTTCTTCATCGATCGGGAAACGCCCGAGGAGACGCTCGACACCGTGCTCGAGCTGGTGCGATCGCGCATTCCCGCGAAGTTCGGCCTCGATCCGTTGCGGGACGTGCAGGTGCTCGCGCCAATGAATCGCGGCACGGTCGGCGTGCGCAATCTCAACGGGCGGCTCCAGGCCGCGCTGAATCCCGCCCGCCCCGATGGCATGGAAGTGGAACGATTCGGCGTGACGTATCGTGCGGGCGACAAGGTCATCCAGACGCGCAACAATTACGACAAGGACGTCTTCAATGGCGACATTGGCCGCGTCGAGCGGGTGGTCGCCGAGGAGCGCGAGGTGCGGGTGGCGTTCGACGGGCGCGTGGTGGCCTATGACTTTGGGGAACTCGACGAGCTGTCGCCGGCTTTCGCGATCACCGTGCACAAAAGCCAGGGCTCCGAATATCCCTGCGTGATCGTGCCGCTCGCCATGGAGCAATACGTTCTCCTCCAGCGCAACCTGCTCTACACGGCCGTCACTCGCGGGCGGCAGCTCGTCGTCCTCGTCGGGCAGAAGCGCGCGCTCGCGGCGGCGGTCCGCAATCACGATGTGCGCGAACGTTGCTCGGGATTGCTCGACCGTCTGCGGAAGGCGCTGGCGCTTGCCGGCTAG
- a CDS encoding type II secretion system protein, which yields MTGKHAAFTLVELLVVIAIIIVLAGLLMAVTPGVILRGKITSSLNNMRQIGTGFQLYANENDNFLPSRVQSSDKWPALIYAYMRDRKAFADPGDPRNFLVTKTDPLSNERNNTSYIMNGYNDVGAYADESTTIKASSLDSPSQTILLANQSASGNFYMDTAEGNQSSGVLRKKVFNDGANYLFADGSVRFLAAKDLKDELWLVHKTVATP from the coding sequence ATGACTGGCAAACACGCGGCTTTCACCCTCGTCGAGTTGCTCGTGGTCATCGCGATCATTATCGTGCTCGCCGGCCTCTTGATGGCCGTCACTCCGGGTGTGATTCTTCGCGGCAAGATCACCTCGTCGCTGAACAACATGCGGCAGATCGGCACCGGGTTTCAGCTTTACGCGAACGAGAACGACAACTTCCTGCCATCGAGGGTGCAGAGTTCCGACAAGTGGCCGGCACTGATCTACGCGTATATGAGGGATCGAAAGGCCTTCGCCGACCCGGGCGATCCCCGCAATTTTCTGGTCACGAAGACCGACCCTCTCTCCAACGAGCGGAACAACACGAGCTACATCATGAATGGCTACAACGATGTGGGCGCCTATGCGGACGAGAGCACGACGATCAAGGCGTCGAGCCTGGACAGCCCGAGCCAAACGATCCTCCTCGCGAACCAGTCCGCCAGCGGGAACTTCTACATGGACACCGCCGAGGGCAACCAATCGAGCGGCGTGCTGCGGAAGAAGGTCTTCAACGACGGCGCGAATTACCTGTTCGCGGACGGCTCCGTGCGTTTCCTCGCGGCAAAGGATTTGAAGGACGAGCTCTGGCTGGTCCACAAGACGGTCGCCACGCCCTAG
- a CDS encoding 8-oxo-dGTP diphosphatase: MSDAPAAGRDWNTWQPTERATLCFVVRGSEILLIRKKRGLGAGKINGPGGRLEPGETELACAIRETQEELGVTPLRAEWRGELFFQFVDGYGLHCAVFTAEDCEGEAVETDEAIPLWTSVDAIPFHEMWADDVHWLPGVLAGRNFRGYFDFDGETMLSRRVDWFDRAMTPLFGAI; the protein is encoded by the coding sequence ATGAGCGACGCACCGGCCGCGGGACGGGACTGGAACACGTGGCAACCGACCGAGCGGGCCACGCTGTGCTTCGTCGTGCGAGGATCGGAAATTCTCCTGATTCGGAAGAAACGTGGTCTCGGCGCGGGGAAGATCAACGGTCCGGGAGGCCGCCTCGAACCGGGCGAAACCGAACTGGCCTGCGCCATCCGCGAGACGCAGGAGGAACTCGGCGTGACGCCGCTCCGGGCGGAATGGCGAGGGGAGCTGTTCTTCCAATTCGTGGACGGCTACGGCCTGCACTGCGCGGTCTTCACCGCCGAGGATTGTGAAGGTGAGGCCGTCGAGACCGACGAGGCCATTCCGCTCTGGACGTCCGTGGACGCGATTCCGTTCCACGAAATGTGGGCCGACGATGTCCACTGGCTGCCGGGCGTGCTTGCCGGACGCAACTTCCGGGGATATTTCGATTTCGATGGCGAAACGATGCTCTCCCGCCGGGTCGATTGGTTCGATCGCGCAATGACGCCTCTCTTTGGCGCAATTTAA
- a CDS encoding SHOCT domain-containing protein, translating into MQNLTFDGQQLVNNLCARYGLSPNSAVQMIIAVNNGGGTMAQFSCPELGSGQWMKGGMTMVSDMFNYSLKTTVINLCEEISNALATTQVFPPASMGGGVSNGWWPAELGNPSSSGGQNDSRYAVFPHVRRLAIQRNGQVTVYDTLDNQIGGVGQQQGGSDSLTFTSQYGTIPVNSLPRISGPGLPEAPQTNFFAPSPAPYYEPAPAPQFFPAPASTPSSNGSSNSSDILTLLEKLGQLHDAGILTHEEFAAKKAELLVRL; encoded by the coding sequence ATGCAAAATTTAACTTTCGACGGGCAACAGCTCGTCAACAACCTCTGCGCGCGCTACGGGCTCAGCCCGAACTCCGCCGTGCAGATGATCATCGCGGTCAATAACGGCGGCGGCACCATGGCCCAGTTCAGCTGTCCCGAACTCGGAAGTGGCCAGTGGATGAAGGGCGGAATGACGATGGTCAGCGACATGTTCAACTACTCGCTCAAGACCACCGTCATCAATCTCTGCGAGGAAATCTCGAACGCGCTGGCGACGACGCAGGTCTTCCCGCCGGCGTCGATGGGCGGAGGAGTGAGCAACGGCTGGTGGCCGGCCGAGCTGGGGAATCCTTCCAGCAGCGGCGGCCAGAACGACAGTCGCTATGCGGTCTTTCCGCACGTCCGCCGCCTGGCGATCCAGCGCAATGGACAGGTGACGGTCTACGACACGCTCGATAACCAGATCGGCGGCGTCGGCCAGCAGCAGGGCGGCTCGGACTCGCTCACGTTCACGAGCCAGTATGGGACGATTCCCGTGAACAGCCTCCCTCGCATCTCGGGCCCTGGCCTGCCGGAAGCCCCGCAGACGAATTTCTTCGCTCCGTCGCCGGCTCCGTATTACGAGCCTGCTCCGGCCCCGCAATTCTTCCCGGCGCCCGCGTCGACCCCTTCGTCGAACGGCTCCTCGAATTCGTCGGACATCCTGACGCTGCTGGAAAAACTCGGCCAGCTTCACGATGCCGGCATCCTCACCCACGAGGAATTTGCCGCCAAGAAGGCGGAACTCCTCGTTCGCCTGTAA